One window from the genome of Serinibacter salmoneus encodes:
- a CDS encoding LCP family protein, with protein sequence MPSSPRPTRHARRLIDRRWLRALATALVAVLAFSGTAVAAMYYTLTHNISSNYALEDFRPTPEVEEAVATEGENPTDPMAGQDWNILLIGSDSRDGENGDVSGDGDLFEGARADTTILLHLPADRSRAEAVSIPRDLLTAVPSCVTDSDGSTSWAQDSAMFNSAFATGGINGDVGLGAICTALTVEEMSGLTIDDYAVVDFAGFERMVDTIGGVPMCFPEALHDDLAGLDIAAGEQTLDGVQALALARARKSLGDGSDIQRIDRQQELLAAMVRQVLSLNLVTDSYALIQFLDAVTSSLTTSQGLGNPISLAGLALELAPIGAEGVAFVTLPFDPAGARVVANAQSEELWERLRNDEPLNSASAQPEETTSSDSTPSSSPSAAPQEDTSEDSEPSEDGESTPDEVSDPWEVLSGDEGATC encoded by the coding sequence ATGCCATCAAGCCCCCGTCCGACGAGGCATGCCCGTCGACTCATCGACCGCCGCTGGCTGCGTGCCCTCGCCACGGCCCTCGTGGCCGTGCTCGCCTTCTCCGGTACCGCCGTGGCCGCGATGTACTACACCCTGACGCACAACATCTCCTCCAATTACGCGCTGGAGGACTTCCGCCCCACGCCCGAGGTCGAGGAGGCCGTCGCGACCGAGGGCGAGAATCCCACCGACCCGATGGCGGGACAGGACTGGAACATCCTGCTCATCGGCTCCGACTCCCGTGACGGGGAGAACGGCGACGTCAGCGGTGACGGGGACCTGTTCGAGGGCGCCCGCGCCGATACGACGATCCTGCTCCACCTCCCGGCCGACCGCTCCCGGGCCGAGGCCGTGTCCATCCCCCGCGACCTGCTCACCGCCGTTCCCTCGTGCGTGACGGACTCGGACGGGTCCACGAGTTGGGCGCAGGACAGCGCCATGTTCAACTCCGCCTTCGCCACCGGCGGCATCAACGGCGATGTCGGACTCGGCGCGATCTGCACGGCCCTCACGGTCGAGGAGATGAGCGGTCTGACGATCGACGACTACGCCGTGGTCGACTTCGCCGGGTTCGAGCGCATGGTCGACACGATCGGCGGGGTGCCCATGTGCTTCCCCGAGGCCCTGCACGACGACCTCGCCGGCCTCGACATCGCGGCCGGGGAGCAGACGCTGGACGGCGTCCAGGCGCTCGCCCTCGCGCGCGCCCGCAAGAGCCTGGGAGACGGCAGCGACATCCAGCGCATCGACCGTCAGCAGGAGTTGCTCGCCGCGATGGTGCGCCAGGTGCTCTCACTCAACCTGGTCACCGACTCCTACGCGCTCATCCAGTTCCTCGATGCCGTCACCTCCTCCTTGACCACCAGCCAGGGCCTTGGCAACCCGATCTCACTGGCGGGCCTGGCGCTCGAACTGGCACCGATCGGCGCCGAGGGCGTGGCCTTCGTCACGCTGCCCTTCGACCCGGCGGGCGCACGCGTGGTGGCCAATGCCCAGAGCGAGGAGTTGTGGGAGCGGCTGCGCAACGACGAGCCCCTGAACTCTGCGAGCGCCCAGCCCGAGGAGACCACGAGCAGCGACAGCACGCCGTCGTCCTCCCCGAGTGCGGCGCCGCAGGAGGACACCAGCGAGGACAGCGAGCCCAGCGAGGACGGCGAGAGCACGCCCGATGAGGTCAGCGATCCCTGGGAGGTCCTCTCCGGCGACGAGGGTGCGACCTGCTGA
- a CDS encoding glycosyltransferase: MTSERENLAVVIVTFNRPELLRELLVSAARMTRAPRWVVVVDNASEPATQDVLTAAAAAFPEGTLVNHRLERNTGGAGGFHEGARVALDLGADWLWFMDDDVEIIPEALDLFAPWMERFGCIHGRRYDVDGTPFYWQAKFNQFLGVPLPYTVGSFSSDGYAVTNSGTFEGMLIHAGVVRRIGLPDSRFFISWDDAIYAWLAAQVTTVVYVDIFVLHRKRVQRQVNLGIRHLNDASDLTRYHMMRNRAYVGRYFDVHGQLHRVGFAIGTALTFAKEIVRLLLVERTLRGTRVLVTGWRDGRRIWRDRAWEPMPPLAGAPTIEGGPWQEV, from the coding sequence GTGACCAGCGAGCGCGAGAACCTCGCCGTCGTCATCGTGACGTTCAACCGGCCGGAGTTGCTGCGTGAGCTCCTGGTGAGCGCAGCGCGGATGACACGGGCACCCAGGTGGGTGGTCGTCGTCGACAACGCCAGCGAACCTGCCACCCAGGACGTGCTGACGGCGGCTGCCGCGGCTTTCCCCGAGGGCACCTTGGTCAACCACCGCCTGGAGCGGAACACCGGGGGCGCCGGGGGCTTCCACGAGGGAGCCCGGGTCGCGCTCGACCTGGGCGCCGACTGGCTGTGGTTCATGGACGACGACGTCGAGATCATCCCCGAGGCCCTCGACCTCTTCGCGCCGTGGATGGAGCGATTCGGCTGCATCCACGGCCGCCGCTACGACGTGGACGGCACCCCGTTCTACTGGCAGGCGAAGTTCAACCAGTTCCTCGGGGTGCCGTTGCCCTACACCGTGGGGAGTTTCTCCAGCGATGGGTACGCCGTGACCAACTCCGGCACCTTCGAGGGCATGCTGATCCACGCGGGCGTGGTCCGCCGGATCGGGCTGCCGGACTCCCGGTTCTTCATCTCCTGGGATGATGCGATCTATGCCTGGCTGGCGGCCCAGGTCACCACGGTCGTCTACGTGGACATCTTCGTGTTGCACCGCAAGCGGGTGCAACGTCAGGTCAACCTGGGGATCCGCCACCTCAACGACGCAAGCGATCTCACGCGGTACCACATGATGCGCAACCGTGCCTACGTGGGGCGCTACTTCGACGTCCACGGTCAGTTGCACCGGGTCGGGTTCGCGATCGGGACGGCCCTGACCTTCGCCAAGGAGATCGTGCGGCTGCTGCTGGTGGAGCGGACCCTGCGGGGCACCCGCGTGCTGGTGACGGGGTGGCGGGATGGCCGGCGGATCTGGCGGGACCGGGCCTGGGAGCCGATGCCACCGCTGGCAGGGGCCCCGACGATCGAGGGTGGGCCGTGGCAGGAGGTTTGA
- a CDS encoding GtrA family protein: MALQFVRFAVVGGAGVLVNMAVAVALNGANGGAGNAREILFAIPWTVYNVRFTALVWVVSFLVAAVFNYQLNRVWTFRNRARPPWWSGLWRFVLVGSVAAAVGLGLKVALTHPDAAVYLAHPWFEDDQVLRSREYWAQLIAILLTLPINFLVNRYWTFARER; encoded by the coding sequence GTGGCGCTCCAGTTCGTGCGCTTCGCCGTGGTGGGCGGCGCCGGGGTCCTGGTCAACATGGCGGTGGCCGTGGCGCTCAACGGCGCCAACGGCGGCGCCGGCAACGCGCGCGAGATCCTGTTCGCGATCCCGTGGACGGTCTACAACGTCCGGTTCACCGCCCTGGTGTGGGTGGTCTCCTTCCTGGTGGCCGCCGTCTTCAACTATCAGCTCAACCGCGTCTGGACCTTCCGCAACCGAGCGCGCCCGCCGTGGTGGTCCGGCCTGTGGCGCTTTGTCCTGGTGGGCAGCGTGGCGGCAGCGGTCGGCCTGGGTCTCAAGGTGGCGCTCACCCACCCCGACGCCGCCGTGTACCTCGCCCACCCCTGGTTCGAGGACGACCAGGTCCTGCGCTCGCGTGAGTACTGGGCGCAACTCATCGCGATCCTCCTCACGCTCCCGATCAACTTCCTGGTCAACCGGTACTGGACGTTCGCGCGGGAACGCTGA
- a CDS encoding LCP family protein, which produces MSGNDPYDGEAPPSFQPGTGRRLPPSDPVRPPRRTSARPAAGPEATPVPQDGRLDPTRAMPVTPARVPVTGTSGAAASGRSVHPGSQPPRPAGPPGSTRPPRRPSRATYRRRRLTVLALVLVLLLAWPVGLVLWANGRIQHVEALTGALDTTGTTYLIAGSDSRADGAVDDPTEGARTDTIMLLTKPADGVASLVSIPRDSVVEVPGHGLAKINAAYAYGGPTSLVATVEGLTGIGIDHYVEIGMGGVEEIVDAVGGIELCWDADVSDRDSGMEWVAGCHEVDGTQALAFARMRKSDPTGDIGRGLRQQQVVQAVVSALQSPSLLLPTRQVSLIRAGTDALVTDPGTGILSLGQMALAFRAATGEGGFRGTPYIADADYRGAGLGSSVLLDEARNAQFWRDVVDGTLPTAAESQTTR; this is translated from the coding sequence ATGAGCGGCAACGACCCGTACGACGGCGAGGCCCCGCCGTCCTTCCAGCCCGGCACCGGCCGGCGGCTGCCTCCCTCCGACCCGGTGCGACCGCCCCGCCGAACCAGCGCCAGGCCCGCCGCTGGGCCCGAGGCCACGCCCGTGCCGCAGGACGGCCGCCTCGACCCGACCCGCGCGATGCCCGTCACCCCAGCCCGAGTCCCCGTGACGGGGACCTCCGGCGCGGCGGCCTCCGGCCGGTCGGTGCACCCCGGCTCGCAACCGCCGCGCCCGGCAGGACCGCCGGGTTCGACTCGACCGCCGCGCCGCCCCTCCCGCGCGACCTACCGGCGCCGCCGCCTGACCGTGCTCGCGCTGGTCCTGGTGCTCCTGCTCGCCTGGCCGGTCGGCCTGGTGCTGTGGGCCAACGGCCGCATCCAGCACGTAGAGGCCCTCACCGGTGCCCTGGACACCACCGGGACCACGTACCTCATCGCCGGCTCGGACTCCAGAGCCGACGGTGCCGTGGACGACCCCACCGAGGGCGCCCGCACCGACACGATCATGCTGCTCACCAAGCCCGCCGACGGCGTGGCCTCCCTGGTCTCGATCCCACGCGACAGCGTGGTGGAGGTCCCCGGTCACGGGCTGGCCAAGATCAACGCCGCCTACGCCTACGGCGGCCCCACCTCCCTGGTGGCCACGGTGGAGGGTCTCACCGGGATCGGGATCGACCACTACGTGGAGATCGGCATGGGGGGCGTGGAGGAGATCGTCGATGCGGTCGGGGGGATCGAGCTGTGCTGGGACGCGGACGTGAGCGATCGCGACTCGGGCATGGAGTGGGTTGCCGGCTGCCACGAGGTCGACGGCACCCAGGCGCTCGCCTTCGCCCGGATGCGCAAGTCCGACCCCACGGGCGACATCGGGCGGGGCCTGCGCCAGCAACAGGTCGTCCAGGCTGTCGTCAGCGCCCTGCAGAGTCCCTCGCTGCTGCTGCCCACACGGCAGGTCTCCCTGATCCGCGCCGGCACCGATGCCCTGGTGACCGACCCCGGCACCGGCATCCTCTCGCTCGGCCAGATGGCACTCGCCTTCCGCGCCGCCACCGGTGAGGGCGGCTTCCGCGGGACCCCGTACATCGCCGATGCCGACTACCGCGGGGCCGGGCTGGGCAGTTCGGTGCTGCTCGACGAGGCACGCAACGCGCAGTTCTGGCGCGATGTGGTGGACGGGACGCTGCCGACGGCAGCGGAGTCCCAGACCACCCGGTAA
- the purE gene encoding 5-(carboxyamino)imidazole ribonucleotide mutase: MSAHQDPQVGIVMGSDSDWPTMEAAAQALAEFDVPVEVDVVSAHRMPTEMITYGRTAHERGLRTIIAGAGGAAHLPGMLAAVTPLPVIGVPVPLRHLDGMDSLLSIVQMPAGVPVATVSIGGARNAGLLAARILAAGTDDAARDLRERMLSFQADLAEVAHAKGERLRASRTRTTGFSAG, from the coding sequence ATGAGCGCGCACCAGGACCCGCAGGTCGGCATCGTCATGGGCTCGGACTCGGACTGGCCCACCATGGAGGCCGCCGCACAAGCGCTTGCGGAGTTCGACGTGCCGGTCGAGGTGGATGTGGTCTCCGCGCACCGCATGCCGACGGAGATGATCACCTACGGACGCACGGCGCACGAACGAGGCCTGCGCACCATCATCGCCGGCGCCGGTGGCGCCGCCCACCTGCCCGGCATGCTCGCCGCCGTCACCCCCCTGCCCGTGATCGGGGTGCCGGTGCCGTTGCGCCACCTGGACGGCATGGACTCCCTCCTCTCGATCGTGCAGATGCCCGCCGGCGTGCCAGTGGCCACCGTCTCGATCGGTGGCGCCCGCAACGCCGGCCTCCTCGCCGCCCGGATCCTGGCCGCTGGCACCGACGATGCCGCGCGGGACCTGCGCGAGCGCATGCTCTCCTTCCAGGCGGACCTCGCCGAGGTCGCGCACGCGAAGGGCGAACGGCTGCGCGCCTCGCGTACGCGCACCACGGGCTTCAGCGCCGGCTGA
- a CDS encoding acyltransferase family protein yields the protein MAGGLTQERLRHEPSFAASGQRVWREDLQGLRVVAILLVGVYHVWAGRVSGGVDVFLMLSGFFVGGSLWRRVSTDRPIGMRKYLLRHVRRLVPAAATVLVATAIATVVLLPVTRWADAAGQTLASLLYAENWRLVIAGSQYGAVGADQSPWQHFWSLSVQGQLFVAVPTLMVIVGLVMRGAGRRARRLSYLWLLIVSTVVSFVYAMVLVRVDQPLAYLHTGARAWEFLLGLLLAVLLEVWRPRARSWWIAGWIGLGAIVSTGLIIDGGASFPGPATLVPLGGAALVVIAGAARTTGASRVLAWRPMATAGRYAYSFYLWHWPILVFAVVVLERNVTIAEGAMILLSSATLAVLTYHLIEEPVHHGTAGSLSRTLASGWTVVAGVALVAAPMVWFEHVDRAREIAAATMEGADLEVYPGALAVWNPEAFGVFPEVEPIPGLEAAEQDWPSVVGDSCTGNFTDSTLVRCDYGDLDSDITVVLVGGSHSEQWFSPLAAIASDRGWRLTTMLKPGCPLTMPADGESESCQEWLETVLSTLEDEAPDLVVALSTRRTEQGDAVPQTYLDVFERLTTHSDVVAIRDNPWVVDPTMPDCLAQGGECAVPLYEVISRDDPTDAFPMDRLSYIDLNDVICPDDMCRPVVGNRLVYRDGHHLTDTFMVTMQPALDARLADALTQLGWAESTPPAA from the coding sequence GTGGCAGGAGGTTTGACGCAGGAGAGGCTTCGCCACGAGCCGTCGTTCGCAGCATCAGGCCAGCGTGTCTGGCGAGAGGACCTGCAGGGATTGCGCGTCGTTGCCATCCTGCTCGTCGGGGTCTACCACGTCTGGGCCGGGAGGGTGTCAGGCGGCGTCGACGTCTTCCTGATGCTGTCCGGGTTCTTCGTTGGAGGGTCGCTCTGGCGTCGGGTGAGTACTGACCGGCCGATCGGGATGCGGAAGTACCTGCTCCGCCATGTACGGCGATTGGTCCCGGCAGCAGCGACCGTGCTGGTAGCGACGGCGATCGCCACAGTCGTTCTTCTTCCAGTCACGCGATGGGCGGACGCGGCGGGGCAGACCCTGGCCTCGCTCCTCTACGCAGAGAACTGGCGCCTCGTCATCGCGGGTTCGCAGTACGGTGCGGTCGGCGCTGATCAGAGCCCCTGGCAGCACTTTTGGTCCCTGTCGGTGCAAGGACAGTTGTTCGTTGCGGTGCCGACTCTCATGGTGATCGTCGGCCTGGTCATGCGCGGGGCGGGGCGGCGGGCACGTCGGCTCTCGTACCTCTGGTTGTTGATCGTCTCGACCGTGGTCTCCTTCGTATACGCGATGGTGCTGGTCCGTGTGGATCAGCCGCTCGCCTACCTGCACACGGGTGCGCGGGCATGGGAGTTCCTGCTCGGATTGCTGCTGGCCGTCTTGCTCGAGGTCTGGCGGCCGCGTGCACGGTCGTGGTGGATAGCAGGCTGGATCGGCCTTGGAGCGATCGTGTCCACGGGCCTGATCATCGACGGCGGTGCGAGTTTCCCCGGACCTGCCACGCTCGTGCCTCTCGGTGGTGCCGCTTTGGTGGTCATCGCGGGTGCTGCGCGGACCACGGGAGCCTCCCGCGTTCTCGCGTGGCGGCCGATGGCCACCGCAGGCCGGTACGCGTACTCCTTCTACCTGTGGCATTGGCCGATCCTGGTGTTCGCCGTGGTGGTACTCGAGCGCAACGTCACGATCGCTGAGGGCGCAATGATCCTGCTGAGTTCTGCCACCCTCGCGGTTCTCACCTACCACCTCATCGAGGAGCCAGTGCACCACGGCACAGCGGGTTCCCTCAGCCGCACGCTTGCGTCCGGGTGGACCGTGGTAGCCGGTGTAGCCCTGGTCGCTGCGCCGATGGTGTGGTTCGAGCACGTCGACCGCGCACGGGAGATCGCCGCCGCAACGATGGAAGGGGCGGACCTCGAGGTGTACCCCGGCGCCCTCGCGGTGTGGAATCCGGAGGCGTTCGGTGTGTTCCCCGAGGTCGAGCCGATCCCGGGTCTGGAGGCCGCGGAGCAGGACTGGCCGTCGGTCGTGGGAGATTCCTGCACCGGCAATTTCACGGACAGCACGCTGGTGCGATGCGACTACGGTGACCTGGATAGCGACATCACTGTGGTCTTGGTCGGGGGATCGCACTCGGAGCAGTGGTTCTCGCCGCTTGCAGCGATCGCATCAGATCGTGGTTGGCGGCTGACGACGATGCTGAAACCAGGCTGTCCACTGACGATGCCGGCGGACGGCGAGTCCGAGTCGTGTCAGGAGTGGCTCGAGACGGTGCTCTCCACCCTCGAGGACGAAGCTCCCGACTTGGTGGTGGCGCTCTCGACCAGACGTACTGAGCAGGGCGACGCGGTCCCCCAGACCTACCTGGATGTCTTCGAACGTCTCACAACGCACTCCGATGTGGTAGCGATCCGAGACAACCCATGGGTGGTTGACCCGACCATGCCTGACTGCCTAGCGCAGGGCGGCGAGTGCGCGGTGCCACTGTATGAGGTGATCTCGCGCGATGATCCGACCGATGCGTTCCCCATGGACCGACTCTCCTATATCGATCTGAACGACGTGATCTGCCCGGACGATATGTGTCGACCGGTTGTGGGCAACCGATTGGTCTACCGGGACGGGCACCACCTCACCGATACCTTCATGGTGACGATGCAACCCGCGTTGGATGCGCGGCTCGCCGATGCCCTGACGCAGCTCGGTTGGGCGGAGTCGACCCCGCCCGCGGCGTAG
- the manA gene encoding mannose-6-phosphate isomerase, class I encodes MHRISPAVQRYAWGSPTAIPEFAGWESDDRPVAEAWYGAHPGGDTTVHGGGTLRDLVATDPVGVMGQDVVDRFGHELPYLLKIIAPDEPLSLQVHPSAQQAALGWVTEQRAGVPLDAWDRTYKDANHKPEMVYALTTFTALSGFRARRRALEILHGLDGHIMRGATDRLRHGSSAQGVRSAFEYILLGARDRDEEVPDVVDQVRRRLEDGSTPSEQTDALVLDVARAHPGDRGILAALLLNPVTLNPGEAMFVPAGAVHAYLSGLGVEIMAASDNVIRAGMTRKHVDARALVDVVDVNPAPPIRVAPEHVASGTRVYYAPVEDFELAVIDLGARPVEIRGYGPRIVLCVEGSATVVTERESESLRTGEAVFVPDGHHAQVRGAGRVVRASVP; translated from the coding sequence GTGCACCGCATCTCCCCGGCCGTTCAGCGCTACGCGTGGGGATCCCCCACCGCCATCCCGGAGTTCGCGGGCTGGGAGAGCGACGATCGACCGGTCGCCGAGGCGTGGTACGGGGCGCACCCCGGCGGTGACACCACGGTGCACGGCGGTGGCACGCTGCGCGACCTGGTCGCGACCGACCCGGTCGGGGTGATGGGTCAGGACGTGGTGGACAGGTTCGGGCATGAACTGCCCTACCTGCTGAAGATCATCGCGCCGGACGAACCGCTCTCCCTGCAGGTCCATCCCTCGGCGCAGCAGGCGGCGCTCGGCTGGGTCACTGAGCAACGCGCAGGCGTTCCCCTCGACGCCTGGGACCGCACCTACAAGGACGCCAACCACAAGCCCGAGATGGTCTACGCCCTGACCACCTTCACGGCGTTGAGCGGGTTCCGCGCCCGCCGCCGCGCACTGGAGATCCTGCACGGGCTCGATGGTCACATCATGCGGGGCGCCACCGACAGGCTGCGGCACGGCAGCTCGGCCCAGGGGGTGCGCTCGGCCTTCGAGTACATCCTGCTCGGCGCGCGCGACCGCGACGAGGAGGTGCCCGATGTGGTGGACCAGGTGCGCCGCCGGTTGGAGGACGGCAGCACGCCCTCGGAGCAGACCGACGCACTGGTCCTCGACGTGGCGCGGGCTCACCCGGGGGATCGCGGCATCCTGGCTGCGCTGCTGCTCAACCCGGTCACCCTCAACCCGGGCGAGGCGATGTTCGTGCCGGCCGGGGCGGTGCACGCCTACCTGTCGGGTCTCGGGGTGGAGATCATGGCGGCCTCGGACAACGTGATCCGGGCGGGGATGACACGCAAGCACGTGGACGCGCGCGCGTTGGTGGACGTGGTGGACGTCAACCCGGCGCCGCCCATCCGGGTGGCGCCGGAGCACGTCGCCTCCGGGACCCGGGTGTACTACGCCCCCGTGGAGGACTTCGAGCTCGCCGTCATCGATCTCGGCGCCAGGCCGGTGGAGATCCGCGGCTACGGCCCGCGGATCGTGCTGTGCGTCGAGGGGTCGGCCACCGTCGTGACCGAGCGGGAGAGTGAGTCCTTGCGCACGGGCGAGGCCGTGTTCGTGCCGGACGGGCATCACGCGCAGGTGCGGGGTGCGGGGCGCGTGGTGCGCGCCTCGGTTCCCTAG
- a CDS encoding dTDP-4-dehydrorhamnose 3,5-epimerase family protein produces the protein MSVRIEDFETHSTAIHGLTVLRMKHIHDERGTIREFFRASAMREAGLSDGPWQQLNLTETGHGAVRGLHGEAMTKLVSVVSGEVFGVYVDTRPASPTLGAVVTVPITVGTQVLVPSGVCNGFQSVSPGTSQYLYCFDQEWRPGMPGTALTPLDPALGIDWPIPLDPEDRAQVSAKDAAAPRLADYLAGLERA, from the coding sequence GTGAGCGTTCGCATCGAGGACTTCGAGACCCACTCCACGGCCATCCACGGCTTGACCGTGCTGCGGATGAAGCACATCCATGACGAACGGGGCACCATCCGGGAGTTCTTCCGGGCCAGCGCGATGCGGGAGGCCGGCCTGAGCGACGGCCCGTGGCAACAGCTCAACCTGACCGAGACCGGGCACGGCGCCGTGCGCGGACTGCACGGTGAGGCGATGACGAAACTCGTCTCGGTGGTCTCCGGGGAGGTCTTCGGCGTCTATGTGGACACCCGGCCCGCCTCCCCCACCCTCGGGGCGGTGGTCACGGTGCCCATCACGGTCGGCACCCAGGTCCTGGTGCCCAGCGGCGTCTGCAACGGCTTCCAGTCCGTGAGCCCGGGGACGAGCCAGTACCTGTACTGCTTCGACCAGGAGTGGCGCCCCGGTATGCCCGGGACGGCGCTGACGCCGCTGGACCCCGCGCTGGGGATCGACTGGCCGATCCCGCTGGACCCCGAGGACCGCGCGCAGGTCTCCGCGAAGGACGCGGCCGCACCGCGGCTGGCGGACTATCTCGCGGGCCTCGAGCGGGCGTAG
- a CDS encoding 5-(carboxyamino)imidazole ribonucleotide synthase, whose product MPRPSIAVVGGGQLARMMQQAAIGLQVDLHALVESADGATAQVVPDATVGAAGDPAALRALAARSDVLTFEHEHVPNEVLHDLRESGHAVEPGPEALIAAQDKIVMRRRLSELGVPVPAWREATAPEHLLEFAAEYGWPIVAKTPRGGYDGKGVAVLTDAQDAAALTWPLDPEHPILLEQHVPFQRELAALLARSPRGEIRTWPVVETVQRGGVCAEVTSPAPDLRPSEARAAEGIARMVAEGLGVTGVLAVELFEIDGDLLVNELAMRPHNSGHVTIDAHVTSQFEQHLRAVLDLPLGSTRQRAPWGVMVNLLGSELDEPTEAYDEVMRRFPEAKIHLYGKEVRPGRKLGHVTVAGEDLAAVRTAARGAVALLSGREDSTAPAHQADRTDRRNA is encoded by the coding sequence ATGCCACGCCCCTCCATTGCCGTCGTCGGTGGCGGCCAGCTCGCCCGGATGATGCAGCAGGCCGCGATCGGCCTGCAGGTCGACCTGCACGCCCTGGTGGAGTCCGCCGACGGCGCCACCGCCCAGGTGGTGCCGGACGCGACCGTGGGAGCGGCCGGCGACCCCGCTGCGCTGCGCGCCCTGGCCGCGCGCAGTGACGTCCTCACCTTCGAGCACGAGCACGTACCGAACGAGGTCCTGCACGACCTTCGGGAGAGCGGTCACGCCGTCGAGCCCGGGCCCGAGGCCCTGATCGCCGCGCAGGACAAGATCGTGATGCGTCGACGGCTGAGCGAACTGGGTGTGCCGGTCCCCGCCTGGCGCGAGGCCACCGCGCCCGAGCACCTGCTCGAGTTCGCCGCTGAGTACGGGTGGCCGATCGTGGCGAAGACACCGCGGGGCGGGTACGACGGCAAGGGCGTGGCGGTCCTGACCGACGCGCAGGATGCCGCGGCGCTCACCTGGCCGCTGGATCCTGAGCACCCGATCCTTCTGGAGCAGCACGTCCCCTTCCAGCGGGAGTTGGCCGCGCTCCTGGCGCGCAGCCCTCGCGGGGAGATCCGCACCTGGCCAGTGGTCGAGACGGTGCAGCGCGGCGGCGTGTGCGCCGAGGTCACCTCCCCCGCGCCGGACCTGCGTCCCAGCGAGGCCCGCGCCGCGGAGGGCATCGCCCGGATGGTCGCCGAGGGTCTCGGCGTCACCGGGGTGCTCGCCGTGGAACTGTTCGAGATCGACGGCGATCTCCTGGTCAACGAACTGGCGATGCGTCCGCACAACTCCGGCCACGTGACGATCGACGCGCACGTGACCAGCCAGTTCGAGCAGCACCTGCGCGCCGTCCTCGACCTGCCCCTGGGATCGACCCGGCAACGGGCGCCGTGGGGCGTGATGGTCAACCTGCTGGGCAGCGAACTGGATGAGCCGACCGAGGCGTACGACGAGGTCATGCGCCGATTCCCGGAGGCCAAGATCCACCTGTACGGCAAGGAGGTACGCCCCGGCCGCAAGCTCGGGCACGTCACGGTGGCCGGCGAGGACCTGGCCGCCGTGCGCACCGCGGCGCGCGGCGCCGTCGCGCTCCTCAGCGGCCGGGAGGACTCCACGGCACCGGCACACCAGGCCGATCGGACTGACAGGAGGAACGCATGA